GGATCTGGGAAAACAGTCCTTCAATCTTATCGCCTGCTCCCTCGTCATCTTCAGTGATCATGGCGATCTTGATTGCAGAGAGACCAAATCCGATCGGCTCGACTTTCATATCCTCGATACCGGATACTTTTGCTCTGATGTCTGCCTGCAGTTTCTCAAGGTCAACGTCCGGGGATTCCAGCATGATTTTCAGAATAACAACGACTTCACCCATGACTATTCAGAGCCCCTGGAATCCGCACTTCGGGCAGGTGTATTTGACACTCTGTTTTCTGCAGCGTGCGCAGCGGTAAATTATCTCTCCACAGTCCGGGCATTTAAACTCGGTGGCACCGCGCTCTGCGAGCGGGGCATTGCATGATGTACATTTTATAGTTGCCATACGATCAAACTCCTTAGTTAATTAGCGTCCGTTTATTATAAACGTGTGGCTTCAAAGTATCGTCTTACACTGCCGAAAGCCCGCCCGTTGATAATTTCGGCCGTGACTCCGCTTTGTGCAAGAACGCGCTCAAATTCGGGATCGACGAGATCGTCCCCGGATTCCGTCGATTTTACGATCAAGAGACAGCATTTGAGAACGCCTGCCGCCCATGCCGCGATCGAGTCGGAGGTGACGTCCCAGGAGTGGGGAAGCGGGTCTTCTTTCCGCAGGATGTATTTTGGAAGAAGGATGGTCGGTTTATCCGGGATTTTCAGTTCGTGCGTGACCGGATAGCCGTATGTCGAGAGAAACCGGCCGTATTTTTCCATTGCATCGATCGCTTTCCAGTGGGCAGCCTCGTCATCGAGGCTTTCAGCCCGGACAAAATCCGCAAAGATCCCGCCGCCCGGAACGATCAATGTCGGTGACGCCGGGATCTCGGCAAGAATCTCTCCTGCAATATCCATCAGGCTCCCGCCGATTTTTATCACCGTCCCCTCCGTCATACACTAAATACTATGACGTAAATAAAGAAAAACCAGTATGAAAAGGCTGCTCGTTACCTTTTTGCTTCTTTCTCTCTGCGTATCCCCCGTCTCGGCTTTCGTTCTCGCCGAGTTCTGTCCCGACGGATATGCTTCTGGGGACGGAGATGAGTATTTCATTTTGGAAGGAACGGGCAATCTCGCCGGATGGACGGTCTCCGACGGTGAAGGAACGCTCTCTTTTCCCGCAGGATCTTTTTCCAGCGGAGAAATAATCGTTGCCCGAAGTGCCGAGGCATATAATTCGATCCACGGGACCTTCCCGGATTATGAGATCCTCGAGAGCGGCACAACGCCCAATGTGCTCCAAAGCGGCAGATTCCAGATGGCAAACACCGGAGATGACCTCTCCCTTCTCTACAATGGGAAAATCGTTTCGACAGTTTCCTGGCCGGATGAACTCGCCGCATCGAATGGCCGCGTCCATGTGTGTTTGGACGGGGTCTGGGACGAGCGGATCTATAAAATAGGTCAGAGCAGATTCTCTCCCGAAACATTCACCGCCGACTCGGTGACCCTGTTCGTCTCGCCCGACGCGTCATATGATATTGTGACGAATGTCATCCGGGAATCGACCGACACCCTGCTGATATCGATGTACGAGTTTACCCATCCGGAGATCGCCCGGGAGATCGCTGCCGCCGCAGATCGGGGTGTTTCGGTGACGTTACTTCTTGAAGGCGGTCCGGTGGGCGGCATGTCAGATGAGCAAAAAGGGGTTATGAACTATCTGACGGAACACGGCGTATCCGTTTCAATGATCGAAAGCGAAGGAAATCTCCCTGCACGATACCGGTATCTGCATACAAAATACATGGTGGCCGATACCTACGTTACGGTCGTTCTCTCGGAAAACTTCAAGCCAAGCGGCATCCCCCTCACAGGCACAAAAGGAAACCGGGGGTGGGGAGCGGTGGTTTATGATACGGAGATCGCCGACTACTTCACGGATGTGTTCACCGCCGATATTTCGGGCTACGACATATATCCTTACGTCCCCGGAACAGAACCTTTGCCCGATTCATGGTCCGACGAGAAGATATCCCCGTATTTTTCCTCGCTGACTCTTTACAATGTGAACATCACACCGGTCATCTCGCCGGATACGAGCAGTCTTGTTCTTGACCTTATCAGATCCGCCGAAACTTCGATCGATCTCCAGCAGGCCTATATTTCGCCGTATCCGGACGGCGAAAACACCTGGCTTGCCGCGGTTCTCGATGCTGCGGACCGGGGTGTTGACGTTCGGGTAATGCTGGACGGGATGTATTATAATACGGAAGATGAAGCGGACAATAACGAGCTCGTGGCTACGCTGAACAGATACGGGTCAACCATTTCTGCAAAACTGATACTGCCCGGAGATTATCTGACCAAACTGCACAACAAAGGTATGATCGTCGACGGCGAGTATGTTCTTATCAGTTCCATAAACTGGAACTATAATTCGCCGAACAATAACCGCGAAGCCGGCCTGATCATCCAAAACCCGGAGGCTGCGGAGTATTATACGGCCGTTTTCGCATACGACTGGAACGGGGATTTCGACAAAGATCCCGTCTCGGCCGGCATCGGTTTTGATGTCCGCTTTATTCTTGCAGGCGGGATCGTGATTCTCCTCGCCGGCATCCTGATTTATCGAAGAAGGTGATTAAGCCTGGCGAAAACCAGGCCAGCAAACTATTTTTCAGGCCTGTGATTTCTTATTTGAAACCAGTCGCCTTTCTCACTTCCATCTCCTCCATCTCATCGAGATAAGGGAGGAGGGCTTTGATATATCCACGCTGGCCGACGGCCGTCTGCATGGTACCGATCTCCAGGATTTCCGCGGCAAGAGGCTGCTCTCTCAGCATTTTTTCGATGTTTGCGCCCGGACCTTCGATCTGCTTCATATGTTTCTGCATATTTTTCAGCCAGTCTTCGATCTCGAGGACAGGGCGGAAATCCATATCGATCAGACGGTATTTTTCCACATCATCCGCGACATTCGAGGTCTTTGCGATCTCTGCATCCATATAGAGATAGACGTTGATCCGTTCGCGCTGTCTGATCTCCTTGAGTTTCAGCAGATCGATCTGTTCTCCGGGTGCGGGTATATCTGTCATACCAGTCATGTATGTCGGTTCAAAATATTAAGACCACACCAGGATCGTTATCTCGTTGATACTGTTTACAACGATCTCTTTTGTTCCGGCATACGTATCGACAAGCCCGACGACCCTGACCCGGTCTCCCGGCAGAATAACGGATTCGCCTCCCCCGTTTGGAACAAAAACATCGACGCCGGAGACATTGAGGATCGAATGACCGCCGTTACTCGTGATCTTCGTGTCGAAAACGACTCCTTCCAGATATACAAGCGTCCCGTCGGATAAGTCATCCTGATAGGAAACCGCCCCGCCGTCTGGAAAGAGAACCATCGTTCCGGCATACAGTGCGGCAAGCAGCAGGATCACACCAACCATGATCACTACCGCGCGGCGTTCGGGGCGGGTCAGCATACTGATTTCTGTGTATGTTACCCGGTACTGATTAATCTTCGTCTCCTGCCTCTATAGGCCTAACAGACTCTTCTGCGGATGTATTTTAGTTCGATCTCGCCCGAACCAATTTGATTAACGCTGTTAATATGTTCAATCTATCACGAACGAATGTAGGAAATGATTATATACTTTCAAGTAGATTATCATGTATGCAGAGAACAAACATGCCCAAGTCGTGTCTCACGATCTTCCAGTTGCTGGAACGCACAGGTTCTCAGACGCACAAAGATGTTGTCTTAAGCACAGGACTTGCGCCACGCACGGTCCGCTATGCGCTCAGACGTCTGAAGGAAAATGGCCTCATCATTGAGAAGTTCAACTTCCGTGACGCACGCCAGGCAATTTACATGCCGAAGATGACCACAGCACCGACCCATGCATCGGCCTGAAGTCTCAAGTACCTCCTCAAGAATACACCTCACAAACTCACCTTTTTCTTTTTCAAGTCGTTTTAATGATTCATGAAGTTGTGTACATCCTGATTTTGGTTTTTCTTTGGGGTGCGGGAAGTGACTG
The sequence above is a segment of the uncultured Methanocorpusculum sp. genome. Coding sequences within it:
- a CDS encoding winged helix-turn-helix domain-containing protein; protein product: MQRTNMPKSCLTIFQLLERTGSQTHKDVVLSTGLAPRTVRYALRRLKENGLIIEKFNFRDARQAIYMPKMTTAPTHASA
- a CDS encoding elongation factor 1-beta; its protein translation is MGEVVVILKIMLESPDVDLEKLQADIRAKVSGIEDMKVEPIGFGLSAIKIAMITEDDEGAGDKIEGLFSQIPGIDRTEIESLNRLL
- a CDS encoding zinc finger domain-containing protein, encoding MATIKCTSCNAPLAERGATEFKCPDCGEIIYRCARCRKQSVKYTCPKCGFQGL
- a CDS encoding uridylate kinase; the protein is MTEGTVIKIGGSLMDIAGEILAEIPASPTLIVPGGGIFADFVRAESLDDEAAHWKAIDAMEKYGRFLSTYGYPVTHELKIPDKPTILLPKYILRKEDPLPHSWDVTSDSIAAWAAGVLKCCLLIVKSTESGDDLVDPEFERVLAQSGVTAEIINGRAFGSVRRYFEATRL
- a CDS encoding phospholipase D-like domain-containing protein, whose protein sequence is MKRLLVTFLLLSLCVSPVSAFVLAEFCPDGYASGDGDEYFILEGTGNLAGWTVSDGEGTLSFPAGSFSSGEIIVARSAEAYNSIHGTFPDYEILESGTTPNVLQSGRFQMANTGDDLSLLYNGKIVSTVSWPDELAASNGRVHVCLDGVWDERIYKIGQSRFSPETFTADSVTLFVSPDASYDIVTNVIRESTDTLLISMYEFTHPEIAREIAAAADRGVSVTLLLEGGPVGGMSDEQKGVMNYLTEHGVSVSMIESEGNLPARYRYLHTKYMVADTYVTVVLSENFKPSGIPLTGTKGNRGWGAVVYDTEIADYFTDVFTADISGYDIYPYVPGTEPLPDSWSDEKISPYFSSLTLYNVNITPVISPDTSSLVLDLIRSAETSIDLQQAYISPYPDGENTWLAAVLDAADRGVDVRVMLDGMYYNTEDEADNNELVATLNRYGSTISAKLILPGDYLTKLHNKGMIVDGEYVLISSINWNYNSPNNNREAGLIIQNPEAAEYYTAVFAYDWNGDFDKDPVSAGIGFDVRFILAGGIVILLAGILIYRRR